The nucleotide sequence tgtgtgtacatatctGGCCTTTTTTACATGCAGCATGTAGTGCTTGTGGAAGGGAGCACCTTTCCCTACAAGAGCCATAACCACAGTAATAAAAATGACAATGTCCCATAGCTGAGCTGCAGCCACTTTTGGGGTGGGGCGGCTGGGAATGGCTGCGCATAATGCTGCATGGGAGGGCTTGCCCAgcgctgagatgcagccagctcccTGTATGGGTCAGACTGGTTCCTCCAGACTTTGCCCTGTTGCCCCCTCTGTGCTGACCCACAGAGCTCAAGGTGTACAggtgggagccccagggagggcTTGGAGTCTGGGGAGTACAGCCAGGCTGCTATAGTAGGGGACCTGATTGAGGGGGGAAGGTGTCTGAATGGGATCCACTCCTGGCCAGTGGCAGGTTCTGCTGTTGGGAGCTGGCTCCATGTGCACAGAGGGGGGACCCTGAAGGACCCTTGCACATAGTTGGAATCCTAGCTCAGGCCCAGAGgagagccctggcctggctgccaggccagGAGGAGCTAGGGGCTGAGTGGTTCtccagctgcggagctgggggAACTGTGCAGGAGGGATCCCAGGGTAGTGGGGAGCATGTTGCCAGAGTAGATCCGTACATGAAGAGGAGGACCCTGAACTGCATTTctctgctggggggggaggggtgttggtaTGTGTGatgccccagccccctgtgcccccaccagcGCTGTAGATAGGGGTGGGATGTGTGCGCTCAGCAGGCAAAGGGTTAACCTGCCTATACATATCagtggggggtgggcgggggcaagGCCTCCTTTCTGTtggggtgagaaattgttctgccTTCAATGTATGAAAATTATTAAAGTCTCCATGGAACCCAGGTGTCCAAGTCTTCGTTCCCGGGGGACaggtctcccccttcccccactgaaaACAACCTACCACTGTCCCCGGGGATCTGACCCAGGGGCCCCGCACCCCAGTGTACCGCCCGCCCCCATCAGAGCCAGGGGCCCAGCAGCCCGGTGTGCCCCCCTCCACCgcgctgcccacccccccccccgtccgCATCAGACCCATGGGACCTGCACCCCAGTGTACCCTCCgcccccagcagagccaggggccctgcaccccactgtATATCCCTGCCCCTAGctgagccaggggccctgcagcccgGTGTGCCCCCACAACCCATCAGACCCAGGGGACGCGCAGCGCGGTCCCCCCACGCATCCCACGAGCGTCGTGGTCTGTTTTATGCCACACTACAAATGGCGCTGCTGCTGCCATAAGCGGGACGGCGGCTGCGCAGGGACTGCCTCTGCCACACTCCGCATGGTGGCCGCGGCGCCCTCGCAGCTGGGCTCGCGCCACACTCCATATGGCGGGCGGCGCCACGCACGCTCTGCTGCCACACGTAATATGGCGGCTAATGTAACGgagccccaccccttttccctCTCCCAGGGCGCCGCACCCAAAGCAGGCGTGGCCGGAAGCTGGTGGGCGAGGCCTCAGGGGGTGGGGCCCGGCGCCGCCGCTTCCTGTTTCCGGTCGGGCCggcgggtgggggcggggcggagcggagTGGGGCGCGGGCCATGgcggaggcggcggggggggtccCGGGGCTGGAGGCCCAGCGGCGCCAGGTGGAGGCGGCGGAGCGCGGCCTGCGGGCGGGGGAGCGATGgtgagcgggggaggggctggggcaggagccggaAGCGGGAAGTGCGAAGGGTTCGGGTGTTGGGGCGGGCGGCTGGGGAGTCTGGAGcccctggcggggaggggaggccagaggCCGGGTTGCGGTGGCGAAGCTGCcctggcacccccaccccggacACCTGGGAAGGCCGAGACGGCGCAGGTGGTGGAAGCGCCTCACTTGCTCAGGTGTTTGGGGCACCCTTCCCCCTCGGCCCGCCCGGCCCTCCTAACGCTGCGATCCCCCGTCCCACGTCCTCTTATGCCCCTGAGGAACCCGCCCCGCGCCACTGCCCCAGCCGGCAGCCCGGCCCCTTCTCTGACCTGCGGCCCCTTCCTCAGCGCTGGGTGTGAACCTTGGTGTCCTCGCCCTCCCCTACTAGCTCCACTCGCATCTgagctccccttcctgccccgtGAGACCCTGAGCTGGCCCCATGTGGTGTTCTGGGCAGTTGCTTCTCATGTGTAGGAGCCCTGCTaggaaggaggctgcagccaggcagagctgctCTAGCTGGGGAGTGAAGTTGCTGACATGTGGCTTCATCAAAAGTAGCTGATGTCATCGCCGACCTGGGAAGTCTGGCCCCAGACTTATCAGGAAGTAAAGTCAGGACTTTCCCAGGCAGGGAGGCTTCATTGACTCATCTGCAAATGCCCCtgtcctgggctgcagccacctatGGAGAGGACAGAACCACATGACAAGGAACAGCAGCGTAGTGAAGGAAAACTGTCTTGAActtagctgggctggagcaggctggtTAGGGTCTGGCCAGGATGTCTGTGTTCCTTCTTTCCTGTTGGGAGCAATGTGACACGCACCCCTCCTCTCCATCTGTTCCCTTTGCTCCAGCTTTGGGACAGATTTTGGGGGTAGACAGGGCAGAGCTGGCCAGGCAGGTGGGgacaggggatgagggcagaACAGAGATGGGCAGAGGAGATGGGGACAAGGGAACACGGGCAGAGGGGCTGGTGAGTGAGGGGAGGCAGGAATCtcgggggcagggaatgggtacggagcccatcccctcccctccaggggtGTGTTTGTGAGGGGGTGCTGAGCTGTACTGGAGGATGCAAGAGTCTCTATCTGGGGCCATCTCCCCACAGGTACCTGCTGGAGAATCACTGGTACCAGCAGTGGAAGGAGTACGTGGACTCAGGTGATCAGAACTCCAGCTCCTTCCCAGGGCGCATCAACAACTCTGAGCTCTTTGAAGGTACCCaactgccaggctgggagccgggattCCTGGGCCATCGCCtggttctgggaggggagtgggggcttgTGGTTAGAAaagaggggatggggaggacTGGGATGCTTGGCTTCTGTCCCTGGCTGTGGGAGTGGAGTGgggcttagtggttagagcaacaCGGGTGGGAGTTGATGACAGCATGCTTGGGTTCTTATCTAAGGCTGGCAGTGAGGCAAGGTTTcttgtcctgcagcagggagctccagggGTGAATTTTCCACGGAATTTAGAGAATAATTAGGCTGCAGTAACAAGTCAGTTATTTGCGCtgtcctggctgtggctggctaATCTGTCCCTTGCCCCCAAGACCTGGAGTCGTTCCGGCTGAAGGAGCGGCTAGTGGAGTCCGAGGAGTACGTGCTGGTGCCCGAGGATGTGTGGAACAAACTGGTGAGCTGGTACGGGCTGGAGCAGGACCAGCCGCCCATCGAACGCAAGGTGAGGCCGGGTGCCTGCCCACCATGGGGGCAGGCTTCTCTATTCAGGGGCCAAGCACATGGGGCCTGGTTGCATACCAGGCCCCAGGACTAGGCATGGAGCTGATCAGGCTGGGCTGCTTGGGACTGGCACCAGGCCACAGAGAAACCTGggtgggttccagcccatgaaCCCCCCACCAAtgtcccaggctgggaggccggggctctggctgctcctaTAGTGGGCAGCATAAGAAGCTTCCACCCAGACGCCTGGGCCCTGGGACTGTGAAGGGGGAAGCCCAGccaactccctgccactgccGCCTCCTTTCGCTCATGTCTAGATTGTGAGCCTTGGGGGCTCCATAGGGCAGCGTGACCCTCTCTGCCCTGGCTCACGGCCCCCCCCCTCTCGccggcaggtggtggagctgccCAGCACGCACAAGGTGGAGGTTTACCCGGTAGAGCTGTACCTCTGCCAGCACAACGACCTGGACAGCCCTGTCACTGGCCAGTTCAGTCGCATCGACACCATCGGTAACCCACATTTGGGGAGCGGGGCTGAACTGCTGGGGGTAGATCGACACCCCATCTTCAGACCCGGGCAACCCATAGCCTAGCCAAAGCATTAGCTTGTAGCCCCATCAGACCCTGCAGCGGGGGGTCCTGTGGGTTAACGCCAGGCTGAGCTATTTACCCATCAGGCCCTGCAGTGGGGGGGTCCTGCAGGTTGATGCTTGGCTGAGCTATTTCCCATCAGGCCCTGCAGCGGGGGGGTCCCACGGGTTAACGCCCAGTTGAGCTATTTCCCATCAGGCCCTGCAGTGGCGGGGTTCGTGCCTGGCTGAGGTGACTCGCCTGTGGTAGGCAGCCCTGCAAGTTACTGTTTGGCTCCCGGCAGACATTGTTCTCCAGGAAGCTCGGCGCCAGTTTGAGGTGCCCCCCGAAGATGAGACCCGGCTCTGGGTGAAGAACTCGGATGGATCCTGTGAGCGGCTCCGCAACATCCACATGACAGTGCTGGATGCCTGTCTCAGTACAGGGCAGGTGGGTGCtagggtgctgtggggcagggggctctccCTGCGGTCAGGGCCGGGGGTTTGGGGGGGCTGTCCCCTGCAGTCAGGGCTGAGGGCGCacgctgctgggggttgggggggctgtccCCTGCGGTCAGGGCCACGGGCTGGGGGCGCacgctgctgggggttggggggggggctgtcccctGCAGTCAGGGCTGAGGGCGCacgctgctgggggttggggggggctgtcccctgcggtcagggccgggggctgggggcgcacgctgctgggggttggggggggctgtcCCCTGCGGTCAGGGCTGCGGGCTGGGGGCGCACGCtgctgggggttgtggggggctgtcccctgcggtcagggccgggggctgggggcgcacgctgctgggggttgggggggctgtccCCTGCGGTCAGGGCCGGGGGTTGGGGGCGCacgctgctgggggttgggggggctgtcccctgcggtcagggccgggggccgggggcgcacgctgctgggggttgggggggctgtccCCTGCGGTCAGGGCCAGGGGCCGGGGGCACacgctgctgggggttggggggggctgtcccctgcggtcagggccgggggccgggggcgcacgctgctgggggttgggggggctgtccCCTGCGGTCAGGGCCGGGGGCGCacgctgctgggggttggggggggggggggctgtcccctgcggtcagggccgggggccgggggcgcacgctgctgggggttggggggggggggctgtcccctGCAGTCAGGGCTGAGGGCGCacgctgctgggggttgggggggggctgtcccctgcggtcagggccgggggctgggggcgcacgctgctgggggttgggggggctgtccCCTGCGGTCAGGGCTGCGGGCTGGGGGCGCacgctgctgggggttggggggggctgtcccctgcggtcagggccgggggctgggggcgcacgctgctgggggttgggggggctgtcccctgcggtcagggccgggggctgggggcgcacgctgctgggggttgggggggctgtcccctgcggtcagggccgggggccgggggcgcacgctgctgggggttgggggggctgtcccctgcggtcagggccgggggctgggggcacacgctgctgggggttggggggggctgtcCCCTGCGGTCAGGGCCGGGGGCGCACGCTGCTGGGGGTTGTGGGGGCTGTCCCCTGCGGTCAGGGCCGGGGGCCGGGGGCGCacgctgctgggggttggggggggggagggctgtcCCCTGCGGTCGGGGCCGGGGGCGCacgctgctgggggttgggggggggggctgtcccctGTGGTCAGGGCCGGGGGCCGGGGGCGCacgctgctgggggttggggggcgctgTCCCCTGCGGTCAGGGCCGGGGGCGCacgctgctgggggttggggggggctgtcccctgcggtcagggccgggggctgggggcgcacgctgctgggggttgggggggggctgtcccctgcggtcagggccgggggccgggggcgcacgctgctgggggttggggggggctgtcccctgcggtcagggccgggggctgggggcgcaCGCTGTGGGAAGGGGCTCACCTGCCTGTTGTCTCCTCCAGGTGGTGATAATGGAGACGAGACACAAGGACGGAACCTGGCCCAGCTCTCGGCCCCACGTCATGTGAGTGTCACGTTCGCGTGCTCGGGGGCAGCactggctgcatctcagccctgGCCGCGCCCTCCCTCGGTGGCGTTACGTGCGGCTGTCGGCCCCCAGCCGCCTGCAGTGCGCCACTGGCCCCTCACCGCCTGTGCCCTCGGCTCCGCAGGAGGAACTCGGTGGAGGATGAGGAGCTGTACAGGGGGCAGCCGGGAGTGTGTGGCCTGACAAACCTGGGGAACACCTGCTTCATGAACTCCGCCTTGCAGGTAGCTTCCGCCCCTGGGCTCAGGGAATCCCCCTAGGGTCTGCTGTATGGGGCTTCTGACACACAGTATGGCAGCTCTGCTTCCATCTCGAGAGGGCAGCAGCCGCCAGCCTGTGGATTGAAGGGCCCAGACGGGGTGCGGGGCGGGGGTGGTGCTGAAGGGTGTTGCTCTGTTCTGCCCCTGCCTCGTGGGAGGGGGGACGGGGGACGGGGGAGGACTCTCcctagctgtgggaggggagggggtctgaTGAATGGAGTGGGGGTGCGCCTGGATTCCCGAGGGTGCAATTCGTGGGGCCATCCatcgctgccccctccccccacagtgccTCAGCAACGTGCCCCCCCTCACGGAGTACTTCCTCAAGAACCACTACCTGGGCGAGCTCAACTTCGGCAACCCGCTGGGCATGAAGGGGGAGATCGCCGAGGCCTACGGCGACCTGGCCAAGCAGGCCTGGTCCGGCCACCACCGCGCCATCGCCCCGCGCGTCTTCAAGGTACTGCCGCCCGCCCTGGGCGCCCCCGCGTCGGCCCCCTGGCCAGGCCTGCCCCCCTCCCGGCTCAGCCCTGCTCTCCTGCAGGCCAAGGTGGGGCACTTCGCCTCCCAGTTCCTGGGCTACCAGCAGCACGACGCACAGGAGCTGCTCTCCTTCCTGCTGGACGGGCTCCACGAGGACCTCAACCGCGTCAAGCGCAAGGAGTACGTGGAGCTGCGGGACGCGGCCGGGCGGCCCGAcgaggtgagggtgggggtgtggcaggGCCCCCCGGTAGTTCAGGGCCCGACGAGgtgagggcgggggtggggcagggcccagtgcaGTGAGGGCGGCGGTGGGGCAGGGCCCGACAAGgtgagggcgggggtggggcagggcccagtgctgtgagggcgggggtggggcagggccccccGGCAGTTCAGGGCCCGATGAGgtgagggcgggggtggggcagggccccccGGCAGTTCAGGGCCCAACGAGGTGAGGGCggcggtggggcagggcccagtgcaGTGAGGGCGGCggtggggcagggccccctgGCAGTTCAGGGCCCGAGGAGGTGaggacggggtggggggcaggggcagccccccccacacctctggcaGTCAGAGCCTGGTGTCCGGGATGGGATGCTGGGCATGGCAGGGCCTGAAAAACTGGCGGCAGGGCCTGacgaggcgggggcgggggcaggggcaggcccccCCTCCCGGCAGTCAGGGCCAGGTGtctgggcagggcagttcagggCCGTCAGCCAcaggcactgccccagccctccgGCCCCTCGCCCTgcaggaggtggcggaggaggCCTGGCGCAACCACAAGCGTCGCAACGACTCCGTCATCGTGGACATCTTCCACGGCCTCTTCAAGTCCACGCTGGTGTGCCCCAAGTGCGGCAAGGTGTCCATCACCTTCGACCCCTTCTGCTACCTCAGCGTCCCGCTgcccgccagccaggagcgcacGCTCGAGCTCTTCTTCGTCCACATGGACCCCCGCcgcaagccccagcaggtctgctGGAGGGGGGCCCGGACGCTGGGGTTTGTGGCTGGGAGAGGAGCGCCTGGATATTGCTGAGCGCTAGGAAGGgtgtgggggctagtggttagagcagcaggacctggagccaggacacctgggttctcttgctggcgctgctgggaggggagtgggtttagtggttagagctggggctTGGGAGCCGGGAGGTGTGGCTTCTCTGCCCAGcactgggaagggagtggggtgtagCACTTAGATCAGTGgcacctgggagccaggaagccgGGGTCTTGTGAGCTGGCAGGAAGCGTGGAGTCCGGAGGtgacaggctgggggtgaggaccATCTCTGACACTGTCCGTCTTCcccccagcacagagtggtggtgCCCAAGGCTGGCAAAGTACTGGATCTGTGCATCGCACTGGCCAAGCACACGGGGGTCCCGGCTGAGCAGGTTGGTCCCTGGGGGCGCTGGCTGGCtcgggggagggtgggtggacggacggacggacagacgggTGTGCACCCTGACTCACTGGTTGCAGGGGCCATGCTGGGTCGGTCTGGAGTGCTACATGGATGTGGGGTCTGCCTCCAGCAGCTGGGTAATGCTCCCCGCACCTCCAAGGCAGCCTCAGACCTGGcacaaagggaaactgaggcacaggctaATGGCATGAGACTATTGCAGAAAAACTGCATTTTATTCTGGCGCACCAGCTCCTACctgtccccagggcaggactggatggctcggggcggggcggggcctagggcaggcCCTTCTAGTGGGTGCTGGCctcacccagccccaggccaggactGGCGGTTCGGGGAATGGGGGCTGGGGCCTGTCTGTTCTAGGGGGCATTGGCTCCCCGGCCCCAGGGTGGGACTGGCAGCTCAGGGGTTtggggaatggggctggggaCCCGCCAACCAGACCAGGCCTGCTGTCCCTGCAGATGATGGTGGCCGATGTGTTCAGCCACCGGTTTTACAAGCTGTACCAGGCAGACGAGGCGCTGAGCTGCATCCTCGACAGAGACGACATCTTTGTGTGAGTGCccagggggtcggggtgctggCCCACAGGAGGGGGCACCAtggggggtgggtctggggaGCTGCCTCCTCCAGGTACAAGGATGGGGGGCAGCACCGTGTCTCTTAGCACCATCCCCCCCCCAGGTACgaggtggcgggggggttgggggtggggtctgtcTCAGTGCCGTCTCCCCCCAGGTAcgaggtggcgggggggctgtcGGAGCCGGGGGGGTCGCTGGTGCTCCCTGTGTACCTGCGAGAGCGAGCCCCTCCCCGCGACGGCGCCAGTGACCCGGGCTACGGCGTGGTTCTCTTTGGGCATCCGCTGCTGGTCTCGGTGCCCCGGGCGCAGCTCTCCTGGGACGCCCTCTACAGCCTGCTGCTGGAGCGGCTCTCGTGAGTCTCCGCTGGCCCCATTCGCCCCAGGACCCCGACCCCCACTCCCAGGACCCCACACCCTTCTTTGCGCTACCTTTCTCTGCCTGCTGGGCGAGCGTTGGCCCCTGAAATGGGGACTtctccccctcccagctggggcgCCCTGTCCCCATTCCGGggatttccctccctcccagctggggCGCCCTGTCTGCATTGCgggggctctcccctcccccgctcagcTGGGGTGCCCTCCCCCCATTCTGGGCGTTCCCCTCCTCGCTGCGGGCCCCACGTTCTCCATCCAGCCTGGCTCAGGCAGTGGCTCTGCTTGCAGGCGCTACGTGCGGCGGCCTGAGTCGGGCTCCGAGGAGGAGAGCGAGGAGGAAGATCTCTACGGTCCCCAGGCCAACGGGCTGAGCGAGGGTAACGGGGGGCGGGCGCtgaggggggctggcagaggttccccacccccctgctggtGGCTAACAGCTCTGACCGGCTGCCAGCTCCTGTCCCCCCGCCCTCCCACAGAGCCCAGTGATGCCGGTGCGCTGGGGGGGCTCGGGCCACAGAGCTCTGGCGCTGCCGGGGGCTCAGTCTGTcggccctgcctctgccctcaggtgaggaagaggagggggcacCAGGCGCAGGCTGCCCCGgccggggtgaggaggaggaagggagcagcggGAGTTCGGGatgcgcccccagccccctggcgcCCCCACCGacgcctgcccccaccaccagccgCCCCAAACGCAGGTGTCGGCGCCAGCGGCCGCTCTTCACCCTGCGCCCAGTGAACGCCAATGGCACCAGCGAGCGCCCGGCCCTGCCAGGCGAGGGCCTCACGCTGCACGGTGAGTGCGGAGGGACTGGTCCCGCGTGGGTGTCCTGCTGCCAGCCTAGGGTGGGCTTgggggcgctggggctggaggggggagtggaggggactggctggtggggttggcctgggggtgctgtgctgctgggggaggggaggggaggggactggctggcggggggttggggctgggggtgctgtactgttggggggaggggactggcggggtggggctgggggcgctgtgcggctgggggaggggaggggactggctggcagggggttggggctgggggtgctgtgcggttggggggaggggactggcggggtggggctgggggcgatgtgtggcggggggaggggaggggactggctagtggggggttggggctgggggtgctgtgcagttggggggaggggaggggactggctggtggggggttggggctgggggtgctgtgcagttgggggggggaggggcctgtctgtgctttctgctcccctccccccactggctgGGGTGTTGTGCGACAGGAATAATGCGACTTCTCCTCttgcccagcccagccatacATTGCCATTGACTGGGACTCCGACATGAAGAAGCGATACTATGACGAGGAGGAGGCCGAGGTAATGGTGCCAACCCGCAGGGCCCCGATGGGTAAATGGCTCAGCCGGGCGTTAACCCACAGGACCCCCCGCTGCAGGGCCTCATGGGTAAAGGGCTCAGCCGGGCGTTAACCTACGGGActccccactgcagggcctgACAGACAGGAGAATGGTTCAGCCGGGGCATCAGACCCTGCACTGTGAAGCTCCATGAATTGATATGTGGGGCTGGAACAGTTCAGCCGGGCATTAACCTGGggcactccctgctgcaggtcTGATGGGGAGATAGCTCAGCTGGGCGTTCACCTGTGGAGCTCTGTGCCGCAGGGCCTCCTGCCGGGGGTGGAGAGCGCCATGGCCAGAGTTAACCTGTGAGGCTCCTTGCTGTGAGAGGGTGTCTGGGCCCCTCTGACAGCCCCATGTCCCCGGCAGGGCTACGTGAAGCACGAGTGCATGGGCTACACGCAGTGGAGGCAGCCGGTGAAGCTGTGGGAGTGTGTCGAGCTGTTCACCACGATGGAGACGCTGGAGGAGGAGAACCCCTGGTGAGAGCCGGGccaggagagggatgggggcggagcggggcggggcagggcagcagcgtACCAGGGTCTGTCTCACCCCGCCCCACCGCAGGTACTGCCCCACCTGCAAGCAGCACCAGCTGGCCACCAAGAAGCTGGACCTGTGGGCGCTGCCAGAGGTTCTCATCATCCACCTCAAGCGCTTCTCCTACACCCGGCTCGCCCGTGAGAAGCTGGACACGCTTGTGGAGTTCCCCATCCGGTGAGtgctgcggctggctctggggcagggctgttggCGGACAGCTGTTCAGAACACTCCACTGGGATGGCTCGCCTGGGgctgacatgcagctgtctgtggGGTGGGACAGCTGGGAAACAGCTTTGCACAACAGTgggcaggaagtgaagaaaaTAGGGCTTCATGGAGGCCTGAGGGACACTCTGTGCTGGGGGGTCAGGACGTGGTACCAGGGTTTCCGTCCCTGTAAATCCACTTCTCTCCGCGCAGCGACCTCGATTTCTCTGACTTCGTTATCAAGCCCCAGACAGAGGTGGCTCCAGTGCCCCACAAATACGACCTCATCGCCGTGTCCAACCACTACGGCAGCCTGCGTGACGGGCACTGTATGTACggggcggggttggggggtgctggccaagctgtgggggggggcacctTATGGCCTGCAAGTCATG is from Carettochelys insculpta isolate YL-2023 chromosome 22, ASM3395843v1, whole genome shotgun sequence and encodes:
- the USP11 gene encoding ubiquitin carboxyl-terminal hydrolase 11, coding for MTVLDACLSTGQVVIMETRHKDGTWPSSRPHVMRNSVEDEELYRGQPGVCGLTNLGNTCFMNSALQCLSNVPPLTEYFLKNHYLGELNFGNPLGMKGEIAEAYGDLAKQAWSGHHRAIAPRVFKAKVGHFASQFLGYQQHDAQELLSFLLDGLHEDLNRVKRKEYVELRDAAGRPDEEVAEEAWRNHKRRNDSVIVDIFHGLFKSTLVCPKCGKVSITFDPFCYLSVPLPASQERTLELFFVHMDPRRKPQQHRVVVPKAGKVLDLCIALAKHTGVPAEQMMVADVFSHRFYKLYQADEALSCILDRDDIFVYEVAGGLSEPGGSLVLPVYLRERAPPRDGASDPGYGVVLFGHPLLVSVPRAQLSWDALYSLLLERLSRYVRRPESGSEEESEEEDLYGPQANGLSEGEEEEGAPGAGCPGRGEEEEGSSGSSGCAPSPLAPPPTPAPTTSRPKRRCRRQRPLFTLRPVNANGTSERPALPGEGLTLHAQPYIAIDWDSDMKKRYYDEEEAEGYVKHECMGYTQWRQPVKLWECVELFTTMETLEEENPWYCPTCKQHQLATKKLDLWALPEVLIIHLKRFSYTRLAREKLDTLVEFPIRDLDFSDFVIKPQTEVAPVPHKYDLIAVSNHYGSLRDGHYTTFARNKDSGQWFYFDDSSVSPATEAQIESKAAYVLFYQRQDRIRPPGTTPCPRPPDAGGGCCSDSMELD